One window of Saccharomyces mikatae IFO 1815 strain IFO1815 genome assembly, chromosome: 8 genomic DNA carries:
- the YNG2 gene encoding histone acetyltransferase YNG2 (similar to Saccharomyces cerevisiae YNG2 (YHR090C); ancestral locus Anc_5.391) — translation MDPSLVLEQTVQDVSNLPSEFRYLLEEIGSNDLKFNEEKKRYEQKELQVHKFIKQQGSIPKHPQEDDLNQEIKESLLKCESLQREKCVLANTALFLIARHLNKLEKNIALLEEDGVLASVEEDGDADSAAEASRESSVLSSGSVKKKRAASSCGSIPPTLKRKKTSRTSKLQNEIDASSREKSATPVSPSIENKNARIKEFKNNRNGKGQNGLPENEDEDKTLYCFCQRVSFGEMVACDGSNCKYEWFHYDCVNLKEPPKGTWYCPECKIEMEKNKMKRKRN, via the coding sequence ATGGATCCTAGTTTAGTTTTAGAGCAAACAGTACAAGATGTGTCAAATCTCCCATCTGAATTTCGGTACCTTTTAGAAGAGATCGGCTCAAACGATCTGAAGTTtaacgaagaaaagaagagatacGAGCAAAAAGAATTGCAGGTTCACAAATTCATAAAGCAGCAAGGTTCGATACCGAAGCATCCACAAGAGGATGACCTTAACCAGGAAATAAAGGAGTCACTTCTGAAATGTGAGTCATTGCAAAGGGAGAAATGTGTCTTGGCGAACACTGCCCTCTTTTTAATTGCTAGACATTTGAATAAATTGGAGAAAAACATCGCTTTATTAGAAGAAGACGGCGTACTAGCTTCcgtagaagaagatggcGACGCTGATAGTGCAGCTGAAGCCTCTAGGGAAAGTTCAGTACTCAGTAGCGGCAGcgtaaaaaagaagagagcCGCATCCAGTTGTGGATCTATTCCACCTactttgaagagaaaaaagactAGTCGTACGTCTAAATTACAAAACGAGATTGATGCATcttcaagagaaaaatctGCTACTCCAGTGAGTCCAAGcattgaaaacaaaaacgcAAGGATAAAAGAGTTCAAGAACAATAGAAATGGTAAAGGCCAAAACGGTTTACCTGAaaatgaggatgaggaCAAAACTTTATACTGTTTCTGCCAAAGGGTTTCGTTCGGGGAAATGGTTGCTTGTGATGGCTCCAACTGTAAATATGAATGGTTTCATTATGACTGCGTAAATCTAAAAGAACCTCCAAAGGGAACATGGTACTGTCCTGAATGTAAAATTGAGatggaaaagaacaaaatgaaaagaaaacgcAACTAG
- the MSR1 gene encoding arginine--tRNA ligase MSR1 (similar to Saccharomyces cerevisiae YDR341C and MSR1 (YHR091C); ancestral locus Anc_5.393) produces the protein MFRILDPKNSSLLRKSIFSFRLRYSLVPLFNTYSRETFYSSKIISGQKRYSSKTWCVKHNGNDESSIYALDVLRQDVSKELNNISGIDCSLIFNALESTNNMDSGDLILPLPKIKVTNPVTTANRWATELVTHGSIGKVCAKGPFLQFFLDQRYLMQSTVPTILLQKGKYGEKKSHHQKKVVVEFSSPNIAKPFHAGHLRSTIIGGFLSNLYEAMGWSVTRMNYLGDWGRQFGLLAVGFERYGNEKALEKQPIQHLFEVYVQINKDLVEEEKNGTSQYGIGGKARTFFKKLENGDQNAIKIWNKFRSLSIHHYIQTYSRLNINFDIFSGESQVSKKYMSEALNIFYENNLVEKRDGALVIDLTHWSKKLGKVIVQKSDGTTLYLTRDVGAAIERKKDLQFDEMVYVISSQQDLYMSQLFMILKKMNFEWAKHLKHVNFGMVQGMSTRKGNVVFLDTILDEARDKALQIMKGNKVKISQVDNPQQVADLIGISAIIIQDMKSKRINNYEFNWKRMLSFEGDTGPYLQYTHSRLKSLERSSNNFTTDMLVRADFTNLDEPQLVELVRLLVQYPDVLRRAFEIQEPATVVTYLFKVCHQVSSCYKKIWIVGEPSHIAIPRLAVYSATRQVLHNAMSLLGLIPVDRM, from the coding sequence ATGTTCAGAATTCTTGATCCAAAGAATTCCAGCCTACTGCGCAAgagtattttttcttttcgcCTTCGTTATAGCTTAGTGCCTTTGTTCAATACCTACTCCAGAGAGACGTTCTATAGTTCTAAAATTATTAGTGGACAAAAAAGATACAGCTCGAAAACTTGGTGTGTAAAACATAACGGTAACGATGAGAGCTCAATTTACGCTCTAGATGTGTTGCGTCAAGACGTCTCCAAAGAACTGAATAATATATCCGGAATAGACTGTTCACTAATATTCAATGCACTTGAGTCGACAAATAATATGGATAGTGGTGATCTAATTCTACCTCTcccaaaaataaaagtgaCTAATCCTGTAACCACTGCGAATCGATGGGCCACTGAATTAGTTACGCATGGGAGTATAGGTAAAGTTTGTGCGAAAGGGCCGTTTCTCCAGTTCTTCCTCGACCAAAGATATTTGATGCAGTCGACAGTGCCAACAATATTACTTCAAAAGGGAAAGTATGGTGAAAAAAAGTCTCACCATCAGAAAAAAGTCGTAGTAGAATTCTCGTCACCAAATATTGCCAAACCGTTTCATGCAGGCCATTTAAGATCGACTATAATAGGCGGATTCCTCTCAAATCTATATGAAGCAATGGGGTGGTCTGTTACACGTATGAACTATTTAGGGGATTGGGGCAGACAGTTTGGCTTGTTGGCAGTaggttttgaaagatatgGCAACGAAAAAGCGTTAGAAAAGCAGCCAATCCAGCATTTATTTGAGGTTTACGTTCAAATCAATAAGGACCTTGTGGAGGAGGAGAAAAACGGGACATCTCAGTACGGAATCGGTGGTAAAGCCCgtactttcttcaaaaagctAGAAAATGGAGACCAGAATGCCATTAAGATTTGGAATAAGTTTCGCTCGTTGTCCATACATCATTATATCCAAACTTATTCACGTTTAAACATTAactttgatatattttctgGTGAATCACAAGTATCCAAAAAATATATGAGTGAAGCGTTAAACATATTTTACGAGAATAatcttgttgaaaaaaggGATGGAGCGCTTGTTATCGATCTAACCCATTGGTCGAAAAAACTGGGTAAAGTCATTGTACAAAAGTCAGATGGAACAACTTTATACTTGACAAGAGACGTCGGGGCAGCAATAGAACGCAAAAAGGATCTGcaatttgatgaaatggTATACGTGATTTCGTCACAACAAGACCTATATATGTCACAACTTTTTATgatactaaaaaaaatgaactttGAATGGGCAAAACACCTAAAGCATGTAAATTTTGGGATGGTACAGGGTATGTCTACAAGGAAAGGAAATGTCGTATTCTTAGACACTATATTAGATGAAGCAAGGGATAAAGCTCTCCAAATCATGAAAGGCAacaaagtaaaaatatctCAAGTAGATAATCCACAGCAGGTTGCCGACTTGATTGGTATATCTGCCATAATTATACAAGACATGAAATCAAAACGCATAAACAATTACGAATTTAACTGGAAGAGGATGTTGTCCTTCGAAGGTGATACAGGGCCGTATCTTCAATATACGCATTCCAGGCTAAAATCTCTGGAGAGGAGCTCCAACAACTTTACCACTGATATGCTGGTGCGTGCAGATTTTACAAACTTAGATGAACCACAACTAGTTGAACTTGTGAGACTGCTGGTACAGTATCCAGATGTTCTCAGACGTGCATTTGAAATACAAGAGCCTGCTACGGTTGTCACCTATTTATTTAAAGTGTGTCACCAGGTCTCTTCAtgttataaaaaaatatggatAGTCGGGGAACCTTCTCATATTGCTATACCACGGCTTGCCGTATATTCGGCAACTAGACAAGTGTTGCACAATGCAATGTCTCTTTTAGGATTAATTCCAGTCGATAGAATGTAA
- the HXT4 gene encoding hexose transporter HXT4 (similar to Saccharomyces cerevisiae HXT7 (YDR342C) and HXT4 (YHR092C); ancestral locus Anc_5.394) has product MSEEAAYQEDTAVQNTPAGALSPVESDSNSALSTPSNKAERDDIKDFDENHEESNYVEIPKKPASAYVTVSICCLMVAFGGFVFGWDTGTISGFVAQTDFIRRFGMRHHDGTYYLSKVRTGLIVSIFNIGCAIGGIILAKLGDMYGRKMGLIVVVVIYIIGIIIQIASINKWYQYFIGRIISGLGVGGIAVLSPMLISEVSPKHIRGTLVSCYQLMITLGIFLGYCTNYGTKTYTNSVQWRVPLGLGFAWALFMIGGMTFVPESPRYLVEVGKIEEAKRSIALSNKVSADDPAVMAEVEVVQATVEAEKLAGNASWGELFNTKTKIFQRLIMGAMIQSLQQLTGDNYFFYYGTTVFTAVGLEDSFETSIVLGIVNFASTLVGIFLVERYGRRRCLLWGAASMVACMVVFASVGVTRLWPNGKKNGSSKGAGNCMIVFTCFYLFCFATTWAPIPFVVNSETFPLRVKSKCMAIAQACNWIWGFLIGFFTPFISGAIDFYYGYVFMGCLVFSYFYVFFFVPETKGLTLEEVNTLWEEGVLPWKSPSWIPPNRRGADYNANDLAEDDQPFFKKMFGRK; this is encoded by the coding sequence ATGTCTGAAGAAGCTGCCTATCAAGAGGATACAGCGGTTCAAAACACTCCAGCTGGTGCTCTATCACCAGTTGAGTCCGATTCTAATTCTGCTCTATCTACTCCATCTAACAAAGCTGAGAGAGATGACATTAAAGATTTCGACGAAAACCATGAAGAATCTAATTACGTTGAAATTCCAAAAAAGCCTGCCTCTGCGTACGTTACAGTCTCCATCTGTTGTTTAATGGTTGCTTTTGGTGGTTTCGTTTTCGGTTGGGATACTGGTACCATTTCTGGTTTTGTTGCTCAAACCGATTTTATCAGAAGATTTGGTATGAGACACCACGATGGTACTTACTATTTGTCAAAGGTTAGAACCGGTTTAATTGTCTCTATTTTCAACATTGGTTGTGCAATTGGTGGTATTATTCTAGCCAAATTAGGTGATATGTATGGTCGTAAAATGGGTTTGATCGTTGTCGTTGTTATTTACATTATCggtattattattcaaattgCATCTATCAACAAGTGGTATCAATATTTCATTGGTAGAATTATCTCAGGGTTAGGTGTCGGTGGTATCGCTGTCTTATCTCCTATGTTAATTTCTGAGGTTTCTCCAAAGCATATTAGAGGTACTTTAGTTTCGTGCTACCAATTGATGATTACCTTGGGTATTTTCTTGGGTTATTGTACTAACTATGGTACTAAGACTTACACCAACTCTGTCCAATGGAGAGTTCCATTAGGTCTAGGTTTTGCTTGGGCTTTGTTTATGATTGGTGGTATGACTTTCGTTCCTGAATCTCCACGTTATTTGGTTGAAGTCGgtaaaattgaagaagcaaAACGTTCTATTGCTCTTTCCAATAAGGTCAGTGCAGATGATCCAGCTGTCATGGCTGAAGTTGAAGTCGTTCAAGCAACTGttgaagctgaaaaattAGCTGGTAATGCTTCCTGGGGTGAATTGTTTAATACTAAGACTAAGATTTTCCAACGTTTAATTATGGGTGCCATGATTCAATCTCTACAACAATTGACAGGTGATaactatttcttctactaTGGTACTACAGTTTTCACTGCTGTCGGTTTGGAagattcttttgaaacCTCTATCGTCTTGGGTATTGTCAACTTCGCCTCCACTTTGGTTGGTATCTTTTTGGTTGAAAGATATGGTCGTCGTAGATGTTTATTATGGGGTGCTGCTTCCATGGTCGCCTGTATGGTTGTTTTCGCTTCCGTTGGTGTTACAAGATTGTGGCCAAATGGTAAAAAGAACGGTTCTTCCAAGGGTGCTGGTAACTGTATGATTGTCTTTACATGTTTCTACCTGTTCTGTTTCGCAACCACTTGGGCTCCAATTCCATTTGTTGTCAACTCTGAAACTTTCCCATTAAGAGTTAAGTCCAAGTGTATGGCTATTGCCCAAGCTTGTAACTGGATCTGGGGTTTCTTAATTGGTTTCTTTACTCCATTTATTTCTGGTGCCATTGATTTCTACTACGGTTATGTTTTCATGGGCTGTCTAGTGTTTTCTTACTTCTatgtctttttctttgttccaGAAACCAAGGGTTTAACTTTGGAAGAAGTCAACACCTTGTGGGAAGAAGGTGTCTTGCCATGGAAATCTCCTTCCTGGATTCCACCAAACAGAAGAGGTGCTGATTACAATGCAAACGACTTAGCAGAGGATGACCAACCCTTCTTCAAGAAGATgtttggaagaaaatag
- the HXT1 gene encoding hexose transporter HXT1 (similar to Saccharomyces cerevisiae HXT6 (YDR343C) and HXT1 (YHR094C); ancestral locus Anc_5.395) yields MNSTPDLISPQKSNSSNSYELESSGSKTMNTPEGKNENFHDNLSESQVQPAVPSPNTGKGAYVMVSICCVMVAFGGFIFGWDTGTISGFVAQIDFLRRFGMKHHDGTHYLSKVRTGLIVSIFNIGCAIGGIILAKLGDMYGRRIGLIVVVVIYTIGIIIQIASINKWYQYFIGRIISGLGVGGITVLSPMLISEVAPSEMRGTLVSCYQVMITLGIFLGYCTNFGTKNYSNSVQWRVPLGLCFAWAIFMVAGMMFVPESPRYLVEVGKIDEARASLAKVNKCPPDHPFIQHELETIEASVEEMRSAGTASWGELFTGKPAMFQRTMMGIMIQSLQQLTGDNYFFYYGTIVFQAVGLEDSFETSIVFGVVNFFSTCCSLYTVDRFGRRNCLMWGAVGMICCYVVYASVGVTRLWPNGQENGSSKGAGNCMICFACFYIFCFATTWAPIAYVVISECFPLRVKSKCMSIASAANWIWGFLISFFTPFITGAINFYYGYVFMGCMVFAYFYVFFFVPETKGLSLEEVNDMYAEGVLPWKSASWVPVSKRGADYNAEDLMHDDQPFYKSMFSRK; encoded by the coding sequence ATGAATTCAACTCCCGATCTAATATCTCCTCAGAAATCCAATTCATCCAACTCTTATGAATTGGAATCCAGTGGTTCAAAAACCATGAACACCCCAGAAggtaaaaatgaaaattttcacGACAATTTAAGCGAAAGTCAAGTACAACCTGCCGTTCCCTCTCCAAACACTGGTAAAGGTGCTTATGTTATGGTTTCTATATGTTGTGTTATGGTTGCTTTTGGTGGCTTCATTTTCGGTTGGGATACTGGTACCATTTCTGGTTTTGTCGCTCAAATCGATTTTTTAAGAAGATTTGGTATGAAGCACCACGATGGTACTCATTACTTATCTAAAGTGAGAACCGGTTTAATTGTCTCTATTTTCAACATTGGTTGTGCAATTGGTGGTATTATTCTAGCCAAATTAGGTGATATGTATGGTCGTAGAATCGGTTTGATTGTCGTTGTCGTAATCTATACCATCggtattattattcaaattgCATCTATCAACAAGTGGTATCAATATTTCATTGGTAGAATTATCTCAGGGTTAGGTGTTGGTGGTATTACAGTTTTATCACCCATGCTGATTTCTGAAGTTGCTCCAAGTGAAATGAGAGGTACCTTAGTCTCATGTTACCAAGTCATGATTACCTTGGGTATTTTCTTGGGTTACTGTACTAATTTTGGTACCAAGAATTATTCGAACTCTGTTCAATGGAGAGTTCCATTGGGTTTGTGTTTCGCATGGGCCATATTCATGGTAGCTGGTATGATGTTTGTTCCTGAATCTCCACGTTATTTGGTTGAAGTTGGTAAAATTGACGAAGCTAGAGCTTCTTTAGCAAAAGTCAACAAATGCCCACCTGACCATCCATTCATTCAACATGAGTTAGAAACTATTGAAGCCAgtgttgaagaaatgagATCTGCTGGTACTGCCTCTTGGGGCGAATTGTTTACTGGTAAACCAGCCATGTTTCAACGTACAATGATGGGTATCATGATCCAATCTCTGCAACAATTAACTGGTGATAATTACTTTTTCTACTACGGTACTATTGTTTTTCAGGCTGTAGGTTTGGAagattcttttgaaacttctattgtttttggtgtcgttaatttcttctctaCCTGTTGTTCCTTATATACTGTCGACCGTTTTGGTCGTCGTAATTGTCTGATGTGGGGCGCTGTTGGTATGATATGCTGCTACGTTGTCTACGCTTCCGTTGGTGTCACCAGGTTGTGGCCTAACGGTCAAGAGAATGGTTCATCTAAGGGTGCTGGTAACTGTATGATTTGCTTCGCCTGTTTCTACATCTTCTGTTTCGCTACTACCTGGGCTCCAATTGCTTACGTCGTTATTTCAGAATGTTTCCCATTAAGAGTTAAATCTAAGTGTATGTCTATTGCTAGTGCTGCTAATTGGATTTGGGGTTTCTTAATTAGTTTTTTTACTCCGTTTATTACTGGCGCCATCAACTTCTACTACGGCTACGTTTTCATGGGTTGTATGGTCTTCGCTTACTTCTatgtctttttcttcgttcCAGAGACTAAAGGTTTATCGTTGGAAGAGGTTAACGATATGTACGCCGAAGGTGTTCTACCATGGAAATCAGCTTCCTGGGTCCCAGTATCTAAAAGAGGTGCTGACTACAATGCTGAGGATCTAATGCATGATGACCAACCATTTTATAAGAGCATGTTTAGCAGGAAATAA
- the HXT5 gene encoding hexose transporter HXT5 (similar to Saccharomyces cerevisiae HXT5 (YHR096C) and HXT3 (YDR345C); ancestral locus Anc_5.396): MSEAENAHQVPLEGSGTVSTNSNSFNEKSGNSTVPGTAGYNDDLAQAKPVSSYVSHEGPPKDELEELQKEVDNQLETKSKSDLVFVSVCCLMVAFGGFVFGWDTGTISGFVRQTDFIRRFGSTRANGTNYLSDVRTGLMVSIFNIGCAIGGIVLSKLGDMYGRKIGLMTVVVIYSIGIIIQIASIDKWYQYFIGRIISGLGVGGITVLAPMLISEVSPKQLRGTLVSCYQLMITFGIFLGYCTNFGTKNYSNSVQWRVPLGLCFAWSIFMIVGMSFVPESPRYLVEVGKIEEAKRSLARANKTTEDSPLVTLEMENYQASIEAERLAGSASWGELVTGKPQMFRRTLMGMMIQSLQQLTGDNYFFYYGTTIFQAVGLEDSFETAIVLGVVNFVSTFFSLYTVDRFGRRNCLLWGCIGMICCYVVYASVGVTRLWPNGQDQPSSKGAGNCMIVFACFYIFCFATTWAPVAYVLISESYPLRVRGKAMSIASACNWIWGFLISFFTPFITSAINFYYGYVFMGCMVFAYFYVFFFVPETKGLTLEEVNEMYEENVLPWKSTRWIPPSRRTADYDLDATKNDPRPFYKRMFTKEK, from the coding sequence ATGTCGGAAGCCGAAAACGCTCATCAAGTCCCCCTGGAGGGTTCAGGCACTGTGAGCACAAATTCTAACTCGTTTAACGAGAAATCAGGTAACTCAACTGTTCCTGGTACGGCAGGTTATAACGATGACTTGGCACAAGCTAAACCCGTTTCAAGTTACGTTTCTCATGAAGGTCCACCTAAAGATGAACTGGAAGAGCTGCAGAAGGAGGTTGACAACCAACTAGAGACTAAATCCAAATCGGATTTAGTATTTGTATCCGTCTGCTGTTTGATGGTTGCTTTTGGTGGGTTTGTGTTTGGATGGGATACTGGTACGATATCCGGTTTTGTTAGACAGACAGACTTCATAAGGCGGTTTGGTAGCACTCGTGCGAACGGCACAAACTATCTCTCCGACGTCAGGACTGGTCTGATGGTTTCTATTTTCAACATCGGTTGTGCTATCGGAGGTATAGTCTTGTCCAAGCTGGGTGACATGTATGGACGTAAGATTGGTCTAATGACTGTTGTTGTCATCTACTCaattggtatcatcatCCAAATTGCTTCCATCGACAAATGGTACCAATATTTTATCGGCAGAATTATCTCAGGGCTAGGTGTTGGTGGTATCACAGTTTTAGCACCTATGCTAATTTCTGAAGTATCGCCCAAACAATTGCGTGGTACTTTGGTATCGTGTTACCAACTAATGATCACATTCGGCATTTTTCTAGGATACTGTACTAATTTTGGTACAAAGAATTACTCAAACTCCGTTCAATGGAGAGTGCCCCTAGGTCTATGTTTTGCATGGTCTATCTTCATGATTGTGGGTATGTCATTTGTTCCTGAATCTCCACGTTACCTGGTCGAAGTGGGCAAAATTGAAGAGGCAAAGAGGTCTTTAGCGAGAGCTAATAAAACAACTGAAGATTCTCCTCTAGTTACTTTAGAAATGGAGAATTATCAAGCTTCTATCGAGGCTGAAAGATTAGCTGGCTCTGCTTCTTGGGGCGAATTGGTTACCGGTAAACCCCAAATGTTTAGACGTACCCTAATGGGTATGATGATCCAATCTTTACAACAGTTGACTGGTGATAATTACTTTTTCTACTACGGTACTACAATTTTCCAAGCTGTGGGTTTAGAGGATTCATTCGAAACAGCTATTGTTTTAGGTGTTGttaattttgtttcaacttttttctccCTATACACCGTCGACCGTTTCGGTCGTCGTAACTGTTTACTATGGGGTTGTATTGGTATGATTTGTTGTTATGTCGTTTATGCCTCTGTCGGTGTTACCAGATTATGGCCGAACGGTCAAGACCAACCATCTTCGAAAGGTGCTGGGAACTGTATGATCGTTTTCGCGTGTTTCtatattttctgtttcGCTACCACTTGGGCCCCCGTTGCTTACGTCCTTATCTCTGAGTCATATCCTTTAAGGGTCCGTGGTAAAGCAATGTCAATTGCCAGTGCATGTAACTGGATTTGGGGGTTTTTGATCAGTTTTTTCACTCCGTTTATCACTTCTGCAATCAATTTCTATTATGGGTATGTCTTTATGGGTTGTATGGTGTTCGCTTATTTTTATgtattcttcttcgttCCAGAGACGAAAGGCTTAACACTAGAAGAAGTTAACGAAAtgtatgaagaaaatgtgtTACCTTGGAAGTCTACGAGGTGGATTCCACCTTCTAGAAGGACGGCAGATTATGATCTAGATGCTACTAAAAACGATCCTAGACCTTTTTATAAAAGGATGTTCactaaagaaaagtaa
- the PAL2 gene encoding Pal2p (similar to Saccharomyces cerevisiae PAL1 (YDR348C) and YHR097C; ancestral locus Anc_5.399), with protein MDVTGLFGGSFHHDGPFDACTPQRNKNNKVAPVLAFPADGPNNTVGGSTSKKSTLDEVFGRETLDDDPDTLNKMQDRAYLFNKANSSTSTLDAIKPNSKNITQFDSKMKTELVHGPTTMGLGSTTFLDGAPASSAAIKQDVINHAQESRRKNSISRKKSLPSRRHLQVNNNNLKLVKTHSGHLEQKGLSGSTTTSATTASDHVSGHVDIAKKENTGNKLLRRVKSLKTKKG; from the coding sequence ATGGATGTCACAGGACTATTTGGTGGCTCTTTCCATCATGATGGTCCTTTCGATGCATGTACCCCgcaaagaaataagaataataaaGTAGCCCCTGTACTAGCTTTCCCAGCGGATGGCCCAAACAACACTGTAGGCGGTAGCACAAGTAAGAAGTCCACATTAGACGAGGTATTTGGTAGAGAAACACTAGACGATGATCCCGATACGCTGAATAAAATGCAGGATAGAGCATATCTATTCAATAAGGCCAACTCCAGCACTTCAACTTTGGATGCGATTAAACcaaactcaaaaaatattacGCAATTTGACTCCAAAATGAAAACCGAACTTGTTCATGGACCGACTACAATGGGCTTAGGTTCAACGACGTTTTTGGATGGGGCACCAGCATCTTCCGCAGCCATAAAGCAAGATGTTATTAACCACGCACAAGAATCCCGTAGGAAAAATAGCAtatcaaggaaaaaatcTCTTCCCTCGAGAAGACATCTACAGGTGAACAATAACAATTTAAAGCTTGTTAAAACACACAGCGGCCACTTGGAGCAAAAGGGCCTAAGCGGCAGTACTACAACTTCTGCTACAACCGCCTCCGATCACGTAAGCGGCCACGTCGATATTGccaaaaaggaaaatactGGGAACAAGCTACTTAGAAGGGTGAAAAGCTTGAAAACTAAGAAGGGCTGA